In a genomic window of Streptomyces sp. SJL17-4:
- a CDS encoding 3-keto-5-aminohexanoate cleavage protein, whose translation MLQVCLNGTRGPGDSAWVPMSPESLAESAARAVAAGAGEVRAHPRTPCGGTSLSPRVLGPVLSSLRAAVGREVRVTTVAAAEPDMGRRVERVRSWAVLPDLVSVDWHEPGAEEVAGALLGRGIGVEAGLWAGTDGAERFARSPLAPLVRRVLVKVPFPAAGGEAEGAARAFLSALELPVGVSVLMHGEDGCAWPVLRLARRLGLAARIGMEDTLLLPDGTRARSNAELVAAALTDRGPSGGPGSDGPRGVLTITPRARPARGDTHSG comes from the coding sequence GTGCTTCAGGTCTGTCTCAACGGGACGCGGGGGCCGGGGGATTCGGCGTGGGTGCCGATGTCACCCGAGTCGCTGGCGGAGTCCGCGGCGCGGGCGGTGGCGGCGGGCGCCGGCGAGGTCCGTGCGCATCCCCGTACGCCGTGCGGGGGTACGTCGCTCTCGCCCCGGGTGCTCGGCCCCGTCCTGAGCTCGCTCCGGGCGGCGGTGGGCAGGGAGGTGCGGGTCACGACCGTCGCGGCCGCCGAGCCCGACATGGGGCGCCGGGTGGAGCGGGTCCGGTCCTGGGCGGTGCTGCCCGACCTGGTGTCCGTCGACTGGCACGAGCCGGGGGCGGAGGAGGTGGCGGGGGCGCTCCTGGGGCGCGGGATCGGGGTCGAGGCCGGGCTGTGGGCCGGTACGGACGGAGCTGAACGCTTCGCCCGCTCGCCGCTCGCACCCCTCGTACGACGGGTCCTCGTGAAGGTCCCGTTCCCGGCGGCCGGGGGCGAAGCGGAGGGAGCCGCGCGCGCGTTCCTGTCCGCGCTCGAACTGCCGGTCGGCGTCTCCGTGTTGATGCACGGCGAGGACGGCTGCGCCTGGCCGGTGCTGCGACTCGCCCGGCGGCTGGGCCTCGCGGCCCGGATCGGCATGGAGGACACCTTGCTGCTGCCGGACGGCACCAGGGCGCGCTCCAATGCGGAACTGGTCGCGGCGGCCCTCACGGACCGAGGCCCGTCCGGCGGACCGGGGTCGGACGGGCCCCGGGGCGTCCTGACGATCACGCCGCGCGCCCGGCCCGCTCGGGGCGACACCCACTCGGGGTGA
- a CDS encoding helix-turn-helix domain-containing protein: MAIRVQVREIDDDEGRLLLRIIRRGTGSVVTWRRAQMVLLSAQGMPVARIAEVSFTSGDRVRDVIHNFNTDGFDSLYPKYKGGRPKTFTLPERREIKKIAKSKPTEHDLGFSTWSLTKLADFLVAEGVVDDISHEGLRILLREEGVSFQRLKTWKTSRDPDYAAKKARVEHLYAIADGEVVPEDGEPEVIFCMDEFGPLNLVPHPGRQWAERGGKHRDPDREPRRRRRATYNRYGGVRHLFAALRSWLNRIEAQFTALRYFTLDGTDHADHKEQGSMIRRYIIWRNRHADDWRLRAVVGRANVA, from the coding sequence GTGGCGATACGAGTGCAGGTCCGTGAGATCGATGACGACGAGGGGCGGCTGCTGCTGCGGATCATCCGTCGGGGCACCGGGTCGGTGGTGACCTGGAGGCGGGCCCAGATGGTGCTGCTGTCCGCGCAGGGCATGCCCGTGGCCAGGATCGCCGAGGTGTCGTTCACCAGCGGCGACCGGGTCCGGGATGTGATCCACAACTTCAACACCGACGGCTTCGACTCGCTGTATCCGAAGTACAAGGGCGGCCGGCCCAAGACCTTCACGCTGCCCGAACGCCGCGAGATCAAGAAGATCGCAAAGTCCAAGCCCACCGAGCATGACCTGGGGTTCTCGACCTGGAGTCTGACCAAGCTGGCGGACTTCCTGGTCGCCGAGGGGGTGGTCGACGACATCAGCCACGAGGGCCTGCGCATCCTGCTCCGCGAGGAAGGCGTCTCCTTTCAACGGCTGAAAACCTGGAAGACCTCCCGTGATCCGGACTACGCGGCCAAGAAGGCCCGCGTCGAGCACCTCTACGCGATCGCCGACGGCGAGGTCGTACCCGAGGACGGCGAGCCCGAAGTCATCTTCTGCATGGACGAGTTCGGTCCCCTCAACCTGGTGCCCCACCCGGGCCGCCAGTGGGCCGAACGCGGCGGCAAGCACAGGGACCCCGACCGTGAACCCCGCCGACGGCGCCGGGCGACCTACAACCGCTACGGCGGAGTGCGGCACCTGTTCGCCGCCCTGCGCTCCTGGCTTAACCGCATCGAGGCCCAGTTCACGGCCCTGCGCTACTTCACCCTCGACGGCACCGACCACGCCGACCACAAGGAACAGGGCAGCATGATCCGCCGCTACATCATCTGGCGGAACCGTCACGCCGACGACTGGCGCCTACGCGCCGTCGTCGGCAGGGCGAACGTCGCCTGA
- a CDS encoding GNAT family N-acetyltransferase translates to MTATLRPLDAEHFPAWLERSRAEYAKELVALGQTSEDAYRQADETMALSFPSGTPTPDHAVFDVVDDAGVAVGYLWIGPDRSDDAGAWWVWDIVIDADKRGQGLGRMAMLLGEEYARARGAHTLGLSVAGFNTGAHGLYESLGYETTSVKMRKRIG, encoded by the coding sequence GTGACTGCGACCCTCCGTCCTCTGGACGCCGAACACTTCCCTGCCTGGCTCGAACGTAGTCGAGCCGAGTACGCCAAGGAGCTCGTTGCTCTGGGGCAGACGTCCGAGGACGCCTACCGGCAGGCGGACGAGACCATGGCGCTCTCCTTTCCGTCCGGGACACCGACCCCGGATCACGCGGTCTTCGACGTGGTCGACGATGCCGGGGTAGCCGTCGGCTACCTCTGGATCGGACCGGACAGGAGTGACGACGCCGGTGCCTGGTGGGTCTGGGACATTGTGATCGACGCCGACAAGCGTGGTCAGGGCCTGGGCCGAATGGCCATGCTCCTCGGCGAGGAATACGCCCGGGCGCGGGGCGCTCATACTCTGGGTCTCAGCGTCGCCGGGTTCAACACCGGCGCACATGGCCTTTACGAGTCGCTCGGCTACGAGACGACCTCGGTGAAGATGCGCAAGAGAATCGGCTGA
- a CDS encoding winged helix-turn-helix domain-containing protein yields the protein MAASDLAALAALFADETRAAFLLALLDGRAWTSGELARHAGVAPSTASEHLGKLVTGGVLTEERQGRHRYVRLADPGIAHLVEDLATRSEPVVPAPPRSLGAASAGRAMARGRTCYDHLAGRLGIAITEAMTARGLLRQDTGFALTDRGLTWFDELGIPLVRRGRRPVARGCLDWTERRPHLAGLAGAALCRHALDAEWCVRIGSERAVKVTGRGESALYAHLGIAPEELR from the coding sequence ATGGCAGCCAGTGACCTCGCCGCGCTCGCGGCGCTCTTCGCGGACGAGACCCGCGCCGCGTTCCTGCTCGCCCTGCTCGACGGGCGGGCCTGGACCTCCGGGGAACTCGCCCGGCACGCGGGCGTGGCGCCGTCCACCGCCAGCGAGCACCTCGGAAAGCTCGTCACCGGCGGGGTGCTCACGGAGGAACGGCAGGGCCGCCACCGGTACGTGCGCCTCGCCGACCCCGGGATCGCGCATCTCGTCGAGGACCTGGCCACCCGGTCCGAGCCGGTGGTGCCCGCGCCGCCCCGCTCGCTGGGCGCCGCGAGCGCCGGACGGGCGATGGCCCGGGGAAGGACCTGTTACGACCATCTCGCCGGGCGGCTCGGCATCGCGATCACCGAGGCGATGACCGCCCGGGGGCTGCTGCGCCAGGACACCGGGTTCGCCCTCACGGACCGGGGCCTGACCTGGTTTGACGAGCTGGGCATCCCCCTCGTACGCCGCGGGCGGCGGCCCGTCGCGCGCGGCTGCCTCGACTGGACCGAACGCCGGCCGCACCTCGCGGGGCTCGCGGGCGCCGCGCTGTGCCGGCACGCGCTGGACGCCGAGTGGTGCGTACGGATCGGGTCCGAGCGGGCCGTGAAGGTGACCGGGCGGGGCGAGAGCGCGCTGTACGCCCACCTGGGCATCGCTCCGGAGGAACTGCGATGA
- a CDS encoding TetR/AcrR family transcriptional regulator encodes MSAAEETPGGEDMPWGEVTPEAARRLLVAAVEAFAERGYHATTTRDIAGRAGMSPAALYIHYKTKEELLHRISRIGHDKALEILRAAAGGDGTAAERLADAVRSFVRWHAERHTTARVVQYELDALGPEHRAEIVELRRQSDAAVRGIIDEGVAAGEFAVPDVAGTTVAVLSLCIDVSRWFNAQGRRSPDEVGALYADLVLRMVGAQK; translated from the coding sequence ATGAGCGCGGCGGAGGAGACGCCCGGGGGCGAGGACATGCCCTGGGGCGAGGTCACGCCCGAGGCGGCCCGGCGACTGCTCGTGGCCGCCGTCGAGGCGTTCGCCGAGCGCGGCTACCACGCCACCACCACCCGGGACATCGCAGGTCGCGCGGGGATGAGCCCGGCCGCGCTCTACATCCACTACAAGACCAAGGAAGAGCTGCTCCACCGGATCAGCCGCATCGGTCACGACAAGGCCCTGGAGATCCTCCGGGCCGCGGCCGGCGGCGACGGCACGGCCGCCGAGCGCCTCGCCGACGCCGTGCGCTCCTTCGTCCGCTGGCACGCCGAGCGCCACACCACCGCGCGGGTCGTCCAGTACGAGCTCGACGCCCTCGGCCCCGAGCACCGGGCCGAGATCGTGGAGCTGCGCCGCCAGTCCGACGCGGCGGTGCGCGGCATCATCGACGAGGGTGTGGCGGCGGGCGAGTTCGCCGTGCCGGACGTCGCCGGCACCACGGTGGCCGTGCTCTCGCTCTGCATCGACGTCTCGCGCTGGTTCAACGCCCAGGGACGCCGGTCGCCCGACGAGGTCGGCGCGCTCTACGCCGACCTCGTCCTCAGGATGGTCGGCGCTCAGAAGTAG
- a CDS encoding MaoC family dehydratase has protein sequence MAEPRIFTSAEELRAGVGEQLGHSDWVEIDQKRIDLFAEATGDHQWIHVDPERAATGPFGTTIAHGYLTLSLLPLFVPQVLRVEGMKMGLNYGTEKVRFPAPVPVGSRLRATAVLTKVEEAGGGVQVTAAVTVEREGSEKPVCVAESVSRYYF, from the coding sequence ATGGCCGAGCCGAGGATCTTCACCTCCGCCGAGGAGCTGCGCGCGGGGGTCGGCGAGCAGCTGGGGCACAGCGACTGGGTGGAGATCGACCAGAAGCGGATCGACCTCTTCGCCGAGGCGACCGGGGACCACCAGTGGATCCACGTGGACCCGGAGCGCGCAGCCACCGGCCCGTTCGGCACGACCATCGCGCACGGCTATCTGACCCTGTCGCTGCTTCCGCTGTTCGTTCCGCAGGTGCTGCGGGTCGAGGGCATGAAGATGGGCCTCAACTACGGCACGGAGAAGGTGCGTTTCCCCGCGCCCGTGCCGGTCGGCTCGCGCCTGCGCGCCACGGCCGTCCTGACGAAGGTCGAGGAGGCCGGCGGCGGTGTGCAGGTGACGGCGGCCGTGACGGTCGAGCGCGAGGGCTCAGAGAAGCCGGTCTGCGTCGCCGAGTCGGTCTCCCGCTACTACTTCTGA
- the soxR gene encoding redox-sensitive transcriptional activator SoxR, whose product MPQIPEKIHELTVGQVSARSGAAVSALHFYEAKGLINSRRTTGNQRRYGRDTLRRVAFVRAAQRVGIPLATIRQALAQLPEERTPTNEDWARLSAAWRTELDERIKQLGRLRDHLTDCIGCGCLSLETCVLSNPDDVFGERMAGSRLLPVRRPAQDGDES is encoded by the coding sequence GTGCCGCAGATTCCAGAGAAGATCCACGAGCTCACCGTCGGCCAGGTCTCCGCCCGTAGCGGGGCCGCCGTCTCCGCCCTCCACTTCTACGAGGCGAAGGGGCTCATCAACAGCCGCCGCACCACGGGCAACCAGCGCCGCTACGGCCGCGACACCCTGCGCCGGGTCGCCTTCGTCCGCGCCGCGCAGCGCGTGGGGATCCCGCTGGCGACGATCCGCCAGGCCCTCGCCCAGCTCCCGGAGGAGCGCACGCCCACCAACGAGGACTGGGCCCGGCTCTCGGCCGCCTGGCGCACCGAGCTGGACGAGCGCATCAAACAGCTCGGCCGGCTCCGCGACCACCTGACGGACTGCATCGGCTGCGGCTGTCTCTCCCTGGAGACCTGCGTGCTGTCCAACCCCGACGACGTCTTCGGCGAGCGGATGGCGGGCTCCCGCCTGCTGCCGGTACGCCGCCCCGCCCAGGACGGCGACGAGAGCTAG
- a CDS encoding serine-threonine protein kinase → MSVEPYREITFDKEGDGPAGQPAALAALARQGVTDLVVFAHGWNSSPAGATRLCSDFFEPFPGLLAPGVEAGYAGVIWPSMMFTGEPGPDYRALVTVLPEKEPVLDRLTELLVTAPADEAAFAEFGALLRELTGVAGGADDRAGVAGPREPVPEFLVADPVGVCALFTEALEAEAGRSESPEQAAGSGGGAGRAADPGRRAGPAEGFGEGLKRYWKGAREVLRQATYYVMKKRAGHVGEFGLGPLLGEVARAAPRLRVHLVGHSMGARLVAYALKGLPSGARPVASVTLLQGAFSHYAFAARLPHDPGRSGSLRDLQNRVRGPVVACYSRHDTALGVFYPLASRLARDSASLAPAAGPLGSGDPRWAAIGHDGVQAVPGTVVRPLAEVLREGVPASGCVSVDTADVVRSHSDIRRAELARVVVSAARTGR, encoded by the coding sequence ATGAGCGTGGAACCGTACCGGGAGATCACCTTCGACAAGGAGGGCGACGGGCCCGCGGGGCAGCCCGCGGCCCTCGCCGCACTGGCCCGGCAGGGCGTCACCGATCTGGTGGTGTTCGCGCACGGGTGGAACAGCTCTCCGGCCGGTGCCACCCGGCTCTGCTCCGACTTCTTCGAGCCCTTCCCCGGTCTGCTCGCCCCCGGCGTCGAGGCCGGGTACGCGGGCGTGATCTGGCCGTCGATGATGTTCACCGGCGAGCCGGGCCCCGACTACCGGGCCCTCGTGACGGTCCTTCCGGAGAAGGAGCCGGTACTCGACCGGCTCACCGAGCTCCTCGTGACGGCGCCGGCGGACGAGGCGGCGTTCGCCGAGTTCGGGGCGCTGCTGCGGGAGCTGACGGGCGTGGCCGGCGGCGCGGACGACCGGGCGGGCGTCGCCGGGCCGCGGGAGCCGGTACCGGAGTTCCTGGTCGCGGACCCGGTGGGGGTGTGCGCCCTGTTCACCGAGGCGCTGGAGGCGGAGGCCGGCAGGAGTGAAAGCCCCGAGCAGGCGGCGGGCTCCGGAGGGGGCGCCGGGCGGGCGGCGGACCCCGGGCGGCGCGCCGGGCCGGCGGAAGGCTTCGGGGAGGGGCTCAAGCGGTACTGGAAGGGCGCCCGGGAGGTCCTCCGGCAGGCCACGTACTACGTGATGAAGAAGCGGGCCGGTCACGTCGGCGAGTTCGGCCTCGGGCCGCTGCTCGGCGAGGTCGCCCGCGCCGCCCCCCGCCTCCGCGTCCACCTGGTGGGCCACAGCATGGGCGCCCGGCTCGTCGCGTACGCGCTGAAGGGGCTGCCGTCGGGGGCCCGTCCGGTCGCCTCCGTGACCCTCCTCCAGGGCGCCTTCTCGCACTACGCGTTCGCGGCGCGGCTGCCGCACGACCCCGGGCGCTCGGGATCGCTGCGGGACCTGCAGAACCGGGTCCGGGGGCCCGTGGTGGCCTGCTACTCGCGGCACGACACGGCGCTCGGGGTGTTCTATCCGCTGGCGTCCCGGCTCGCGCGCGACTCGGCGTCGCTCGCTCCGGCCGCCGGTCCGCTCGGCTCGGGCGACCCGCGCTGGGCGGCGATCGGGCACGACGGCGTCCAGGCGGTGCCGGGGACGGTCGTACGGCCGCTGGCGGAGGTGCTGCGCGAGGGAGTGCCGGCCTCGGGGTGCGTGAGTGTCGACACGGCGGACGTGGTCCGCTCCCACAGCGACATCCGCCGTGCGGAGCTGGCCCGGGTGGTGGTGTCTGCAGCGCGGACGGGCAGGTAG
- a CDS encoding acyl-CoA dehydrogenase family protein, translating into MNLELSEEQEAVRRLAEDFVAREVTPHAVAWDRAEEVDRAIVKKLGAVGFLGLTIPEEYGGSGGDHLAYCLVTEELGRGDSSVRGIVSVSLGLVAKTVAAWGSEEQKRRWLPRLASGEALGCFGLTEPGTGSDAGNLATRAVRDGDDYLISGTKMFITNGTWAEVVLLFARTNDTPGHKGVSAFLVPTDTPGLTRRAIHGKLGLRGQATAELVLEDVRVPAAAMLGPEGKGFTVAMSALAKGRMSVAAGCVGIAQAALDAAVRYAGEREQFGKPIASYQLVQELISDIAVDVDAARLLTWRVADLIDRGQDFATAASKAKLYASEAAVRAANNALQVFGGYGYIDEYPAGKLLRDARVMTLYEGTSQIQKLIIGRALTGVSAF; encoded by the coding sequence ATGAATCTGGAACTCAGCGAGGAGCAGGAAGCCGTACGGCGGCTCGCCGAGGACTTCGTCGCGCGCGAGGTCACCCCGCACGCCGTGGCGTGGGACCGCGCCGAGGAGGTGGACCGGGCCATCGTGAAGAAGCTCGGAGCCGTCGGCTTCCTCGGGCTCACGATCCCGGAGGAGTACGGCGGTTCCGGCGGCGACCACCTCGCGTACTGCCTCGTGACCGAGGAGCTCGGCCGCGGCGACTCCTCCGTGCGCGGCATCGTCTCCGTCTCCCTCGGCCTGGTCGCCAAGACCGTCGCCGCCTGGGGCAGTGAGGAGCAGAAGCGGCGGTGGCTGCCCCGGCTCGCGTCCGGCGAGGCGCTCGGCTGCTTCGGCCTCACCGAGCCCGGCACCGGCTCCGACGCCGGGAACCTCGCCACCCGGGCCGTGCGCGACGGCGACGACTACCTCATCAGCGGCACCAAGATGTTCATCACCAACGGCACCTGGGCCGAGGTCGTGCTGCTCTTCGCCCGCACCAACGACACCCCCGGCCACAAGGGCGTCTCCGCCTTCCTCGTCCCCACCGACACCCCCGGCCTCACCCGTCGCGCCATTCACGGCAAGCTCGGATTGCGCGGCCAGGCCACCGCCGAACTCGTCCTCGAGGACGTCCGCGTCCCGGCCGCCGCGATGCTCGGCCCCGAGGGCAAGGGCTTCACCGTCGCCATGTCCGCCCTCGCCAAGGGCCGGATGTCCGTCGCCGCCGGCTGTGTCGGCATCGCCCAGGCCGCCCTCGACGCGGCCGTCCGGTACGCGGGCGAGCGCGAGCAGTTCGGCAAGCCCATCGCCTCCTACCAGCTCGTGCAGGAGCTGATCAGCGACATCGCCGTCGACGTGGACGCCGCCCGGCTGCTCACCTGGCGGGTCGCCGACCTGATCGACCGCGGCCAGGACTTCGCGACCGCCGCCTCCAAGGCGAAGCTGTACGCCTCCGAGGCCGCCGTCCGCGCCGCGAACAACGCCCTCCAGGTCTTCGGCGGCTACGGCTACATCGACGAGTACCCGGCCGGGAAGCTCCTCCGGGACGCGCGCGTCATGACCCTGTACGAGGGCACCAGCCAGATCCAGAAGCTCATCATCGGCCGTGCGCTGACGGGGGTCTCGGCGTTCTGA
- a CDS encoding erythromycin esterase family protein translates to MKPSGTSLRRRLPLVGLLLAACLGSLAPAAGAAGTPAAPEPARELARTAEPLTDLRPLDRMIGSAKVVGIGETTHSSAEFFATKHRIFEHLVERKGFTTFALEANWSTGLLVDEWVRTGRGDIRAIMRDEFQESYRLWNTEEYLDLFQWMRRHNQLHPDHQVRFMGNDLGYAGANVFDAVTSYVARTRPALLPRFEELYRSSRPTGTVEAWMKGYMTKPRPERQRLAAEVNTALALLERQRPAKDPRAREAAQWAVQHARAIAQVGTEYAHDVETDAGIAEAMLYRDRVMAENTVWWQRQTGDRIVLSAHNGHVGYESPKPDQYPRIQGAFLRDALGRDYVSVGASFGQGSFNAHDTEAPGEPLRSFTVGTLGPDSNAHTLDRVSPAAFYLDLRRTTPAARDWLGTARPTRGIGTAYPWPGAVHQSRLSTAYDLLIHFPRITAARIR, encoded by the coding sequence ATGAAACCTTCCGGTACCTCCTTACGACGCCGCCTGCCCCTCGTCGGGCTCCTCCTCGCCGCCTGCCTCGGCTCCCTGGCGCCCGCCGCCGGGGCCGCCGGGACCCCCGCCGCCCCCGAACCCGCGCGCGAACTCGCCCGTACGGCCGAGCCGTTGACCGACCTCCGGCCGCTCGACCGGATGATCGGATCGGCCAAGGTCGTCGGCATCGGGGAGACCACCCACAGCTCCGCGGAGTTCTTCGCCACCAAGCACCGGATCTTCGAACACCTCGTGGAGCGCAAGGGCTTCACCACCTTCGCCCTGGAGGCCAACTGGTCCACCGGGCTGCTCGTCGACGAGTGGGTGCGCACGGGCCGCGGCGACATCCGGGCGATCATGCGGGACGAGTTCCAGGAGTCGTACCGCCTCTGGAACACCGAGGAGTACCTCGACCTCTTCCAGTGGATGCGGCGGCACAACCAGCTCCACCCCGATCACCAGGTCCGCTTCATGGGCAACGACCTCGGCTACGCGGGCGCGAACGTCTTCGACGCCGTGACCTCGTACGTGGCCCGCACCCGTCCCGCGCTCCTCCCCCGCTTCGAGGAGCTGTACCGGAGCTCGCGCCCCACGGGAACGGTCGAGGCCTGGATGAAGGGCTACATGACCAAGCCGCGCCCCGAACGGCAGCGGTTGGCGGCCGAGGTGAACACGGCGCTCGCCCTCCTGGAGCGGCAGCGGCCCGCGAAGGACCCCCGCGCGCGTGAGGCGGCCCAGTGGGCGGTGCAGCACGCGCGGGCCATCGCCCAGGTCGGCACCGAGTACGCCCACGACGTGGAGACGGACGCGGGCATCGCCGAGGCGATGCTCTACCGCGACCGGGTCATGGCCGAGAACACCGTGTGGTGGCAGCGGCAGACCGGCGACCGGATCGTGCTCTCCGCGCACAACGGCCACGTCGGCTACGAGTCCCCGAAGCCCGACCAGTACCCGCGGATCCAGGGCGCCTTCCTGCGGGACGCGCTCGGCCGGGACTACGTGAGCGTCGGCGCCTCCTTCGGGCAGGGGTCCTTCAACGCGCACGACACCGAGGCCCCCGGCGAGCCGCTGCGGTCCTTCACCGTCGGGACACTCGGCCCGGACAGCAACGCCCACACCCTGGACCGGGTCTCTCCCGCGGCGTTCTACCTGGACCTGCGGCGCACGACACCGGCCGCACGCGACTGGCTCGGCACCGCCCGGCCGACCCGGGGCATCGGCACGGCGTACCCCTGGCCGGGCGCCGTGCACCAGTCGCGCCTCTCCACCGCGTACGACCTGCTGATCCACTTCCCCCGGATCACGGCGGCGCGCATCCGCTGA
- a CDS encoding YiaA/YiaB family inner membrane protein: MSDTQVKQQNTAAYYTQAVISFAVAGAAVAIGVYQLEASAWVRAFLAVSVLYLTTSAFTLAKVVRDRQEAGQIVSRVDQARLEKLLAEHDPFQKL; this comes from the coding sequence ATGAGCGACACACAGGTCAAGCAGCAGAACACCGCCGCCTACTACACGCAGGCCGTCATCTCCTTCGCGGTCGCCGGCGCGGCCGTGGCCATCGGCGTCTACCAGCTGGAGGCCAGCGCCTGGGTGCGCGCCTTCCTCGCCGTCTCGGTCCTCTACCTCACGACCTCGGCCTTCACCCTCGCCAAGGTCGTCCGCGACCGCCAGGAGGCCGGGCAGATCGTCAGCCGGGTCGACCAGGCCCGCCTGGAGAAGCTCCTCGCCGAGCACGACCCCTTCCAGAAGCTCTGA
- a CDS encoding TetR/AcrR family transcriptional regulator C-terminal domain-containing protein, translated as MCAMARPRKPLLSRDRIVETAGALVDAEGLGALSTRRLAAELGVSGPSLYNHFRTKDEILDAVADAVSSKIDLSMFTEDDGRDWQTALHDWAVSYRAALADHPHIVPVLAQGPGRRPAGLRVADAVFGAMVRAGWPPSQATSIGALMRYFVTGSALGSFARGFVDDETAYDAADYPHLGQAHRLAEHRQKVDEGAFATGLRALLDGLRLQYEAQVRESAARASARPSAPREARPSAPQDGSAAAEA; from the coding sequence ATGTGCGCCATGGCCCGACCGCGCAAGCCCCTGCTCAGCCGAGACCGCATCGTCGAGACGGCGGGCGCGCTCGTCGACGCGGAGGGCCTCGGCGCGCTCTCGACCCGGCGGCTCGCGGCCGAACTCGGGGTGAGCGGGCCCTCGCTCTACAACCACTTCCGCACCAAGGACGAGATCCTCGACGCCGTCGCCGACGCGGTGAGCTCGAAGATCGATCTGTCGATGTTCACGGAGGACGACGGCCGCGACTGGCAGACGGCGCTGCACGACTGGGCCGTCTCCTACCGCGCCGCCCTCGCCGACCACCCGCACATCGTTCCGGTGCTCGCCCAGGGCCCCGGCCGCCGCCCGGCGGGACTGCGCGTCGCGGACGCCGTCTTCGGCGCGATGGTCCGCGCGGGCTGGCCGCCATCCCAGGCCACCTCCATCGGCGCGCTGATGCGGTACTTCGTCACCGGCTCCGCGCTCGGCTCCTTCGCGCGCGGCTTCGTCGACGACGAGACGGCCTACGACGCCGCCGACTACCCCCACCTCGGCCAGGCGCACCGACTCGCCGAGCACCGGCAGAAGGTCGACGAGGGCGCGTTCGCCACGGGCCTGCGGGCGCTGCTCGACGGGCTGCGGCTCCAGTACGAGGCCCAGGTGCGCGAGTCCGCGGCGCGCGCCTCGGCCCGGCCCTCCGCACCGCGGGAGGCCCGGCCCTCCGCACCGCAGGACGGTTCGGCCGCCGCCGAAGCGTGA